aggatagcgtgtcagctatgttggcaacaacgtcggtaccaagggaggggaacgaatagaaccattttcctgctcgttggaacgaggcggaccaatagggaaagttctcgtccaccggtagctaccggaatgttatccacaatagtaacagggttttactgacagagttgtataccgaggtttttacctaagcaggaaattaacactgcttagataagttcagATTCAAGAAAAGTCAAactgaccaatgggaaggaaaagatgattttcatgtcaaactgaccaatggaaaggaaaaatgtgttcacacacacaagtattagagtataccattcccaaggaaaatagagtatggtatacatgataggtcatctagtacataaccattttgataaaagggcaaggagaatcatgatgcttACCCATACAACACTGTTTGGATAGTTGATCAAGAACATTTAAGCACTgcacttccaatgttcctgttgaaatttcaagtaccacattcgtgcttcagggtagcatcgacatggtcattagGTAAATGTCAGAGATTGGGTATACAAAAAGGATCCATGAGgtacaacttatgaaataagtcatatatttTCAACATGGAagaatggcgaatcttacatatggaagaatttataacaataggtccttcggcccagtGTGCCAGACAAGCATCACCGTAGCAGGTTAcattaagaccaaagttataattattcggaaatgtcccaaccatcatatctgcccgagattcagatctgattggtgtcaggatacctcaTGCTCggaatgcatgagaagaaaaggggGCGATAAAATCGACAAGATGGCGGTGCAAGATCATCGGGATATGAACTACTGAAGCAagtattggatcatgagttggattttaacacacatgaacacaatgtcaagacatccgtgcccacgtggaattcttacaacacaatgcaaccgagttgtgatttgagaaccatcatcgaggatatcgaggtccttgtgtaagcctcgattagctcttatgaaggaacttcttttccttgatcaaatcagtcagtggcttgggatCATAAgaaaagttatatgaagtgaagatagcaaatcttcaaaacatataacacttcgcacatgcgtgaatgatttgggatgatcctagaggaagcaaaacaaaacttgcacatattcacggcggcaagaatgcacgtgaatTTTGGAAAACatttcttctatcaaacatattcttcatggctaggcacaaagataatgctttcaagagcttcatcttgAAATATACAGAggttgagggtgtggccgatgggctcaacaacaatccctcaagatttcgatggggatgaatttccaaaattacaagatcaaggagatagcatctgTCGGATCAAATGGTATGATGACATATGCTCGAGGAACATCAATAATTAAACATtgatcgaagggtgcactcgaaaacacaaaatgagtagcacgacgaatgctagaatggtgagtcaacCACCAAcagaccaagaatgaaacaatcagttgttaatctcaaggcaatagggttgccaggagtattgggatcacacatcagagttctctTGTTGGTATTCCAGTTTGAAACaaaacgggaccaagaaatggatggtgatgacgagaagtatcactatatcaagaattctttaagaggtgcaacaatgctCACAAcgttcttgacataaaagatggtaatactccaatgtagaagataacatacgctagattagcaaggaactcaaaggacaacaaaaaacacgaacacgtttgtgttggagggaaggctacaaggatgtcgatgataatacaattcaccgaggggaagggttggtatttctcaacatgcattcaattgataccctgcaagagctcagaatgctgattatGATCAcatcacatttgtcgagaagtttcatgaagatgtaatcgttcaacgatgacatcaagcaaaggaagggTGAAGCCAAAGGTTGTCGGAGCCACAACTAAGATTGCCAACTCAGAATCGAAATTTCCTTTCAAGACAACAAACATGATGTTGAAATCTCGATGTAAGCTTATTGCACTGTTGGTTATGTGCTCCGAGGATGTGGGacagagatagcatggtcaagctctagcatgacgatgatgatgtatcctaacagcttggaatgcgaccatcgagtacaaactcataagcaaagaagattactcagagttgttgaatcgcaatgaatACTCGATTTAGATGTCGGTGTCCTTGAGTGTTCAACAACTCAAAACACAAGGAAACTCGAATTAGTGAaatgtcatagttgatgaggagctcataagaagttatatagctacgTGATATTTTCGAGATACCAGGGACAATACTTAGAGGTAGATCAGAGTAGAGGTTAGACTAATGTATTGATCTGTGGAAGAAAAGCACTTAAACTTGTATACATATGAGATCAAAGGAGAACAAACATGGTCAAAACCacggttgcaaagtaccaaaACACAGATACCATATCAAatcatataatgaatgattattgatacgataaGCTTCTATGGTAGGATCAATGTCGTTtctatgggcatgaacacaagttcaaggtcgactcccacttcatcaatgcatcatctggcagtccacaaaggacctgatgtgagtatcggtactcaatcagagggagataggatgaaATGcgtcgggttatagaacatctgaaaaataccgatacttaattaccaaaggaattaggatttctagGTTGGTTTATCTTAATCAGATGCTTTGATCAAAtaaaagtaagttgaatggacttagatggacaaccaaccaaagttgatttgtcaagaaccagctctgtctggaaggacgtctatgctggaaagataatttatgagtagaAACAGATGATTgtctgcattcacacaaaggtagaatcaattagATCAAAGGAAaaccacaaaggattttaatgaatgcggctaatCAATAAGGTCAAGAGCGATAGGCTACTCGGGATTCTGAAAGATTGAATAGTTATTCGAGGGACTTGTGAAACCAATGACAACTAAGGACGAACAAATCCTCGACAAGACAATTTGTTGTACCTTGTATAACAAGGGCAACTGGGAAGAaaatatgaacgacatttgtatctaGTCATCCATAGggctgacggaggaagggaagtcGCAAAAATGAAGAATATCTTCGGAGTCTTTTCACGAATCAAGCTGTCATCTAGAATGCGGGGCTCtctgggaggaagtatttacgagaacctagagttatcGTTAGCAAAgtttttaacccgaaagagaagagagagtagaacccagggtatagaaaaggagtaaaatatacaaataccacccaattgagatgtgcgcccgtaagccacaacaacaaagttagtaagtttttcaagtactagactcaacttcgaccaaggagttagaaagggggctacctacaggcagtcggctccgaTACAaaattgtgacgccctcgatttgatcgtacgctaatcatacacgcaaatgcgtatgaccaaCTTCAAGGACTGACGTGAAGATGTCACAAAACAACTATAGACACAAAaagacatacaagcttcatattacaagctaggggtctcgagggctagaatacagaagctcgataaacacacgagtcagcgggaaGCAACAAATAACTGAGTACAAACatgaacatggggtgccttagagaaggctagcacaaaatatcaacaatcgaacgaggcgaggcctcgtgCCTGGAAGCCTATTaattactcctcgtcttcagcggtctccacgtagtagtaggcatcgtcggggtagcagtcgtcgttggtgggatactccatctcctcggctccatcatctggtcgcagaaaCGGATCACGGgaaaaaagggggagcaaagcaatggtgagtactcatccaaagtaatcGCAAGACTCacgtcagaactatgctaagtatgcatcagtatcaaaggaaggggtttacaTGAGGACTGACTCCaaaaatgcgagaatagagagagaaggcctagtcctatcaaagagtaGCATCTTCGGGggctcttgcagcaatagacgagtgtagaacaggtaacacaaataatagtcatatttttgcagcaatattaattaaagacaCACCCACATATCCTTCATCGACTCCCTGCAATGAAGCAATCccagagcaaacattccagttaagtaacagttgtagttgtataagatcatggcacaactccaagtcgtcctgtaaccgtggacacaactattcgaatagttaattttcatccctgcaggggtgcaccaagtttcccgtcaggcTCGATAAAATTTGGCCACACAcattttcctgggtcatgcccagcctcggaacatcgacatgtcggagccccacctagactcaacagagaggacaacccgccggtctaaatcctaagcacgtaggggtcatgggcccataaccatttgcactcctgcatgatgcaaggACGACCGAggttagtcctagcaccccttattacaagcgcgatgcctatccggaccactcgggcacgcgccgctccattgctcacGTCCGAAGTGGTCCGGCTGATAtcacgatgtcgagtacccataacttctcccgcgtagTCGGTCAGTGCGAAAAggactccgaccaacccagatcaaatacccaaatccattatcattttaattaacaaaacgacacatccacgcgggaatccacccgccaaacattattcatcaatgttcccagtaacatggtcaagtaactgtgtggttgtagcatcagggggatccgaggtatcaccctcgttggattcggaacgatgtaaccgtcaaggtggacttagaggaatcaccctcgagggtctcacacttgaggggttgcacgatagagtcatcgccgggagtggtgaaggaggaatcaccctcgatagccACGACCGACTAGCCGCGCTACAGAGATATCATTAATGGAATAAATATGATTATAGCTAGCAAACGATTTTCCAGGAGTTTCTTGAGCACAAAAATGGCATGCAATTAATGACATCAGAAAAGCAACCTGGTCAATTTCATCTACTGCATGGACAAGCGAGGATCAATATAGATCTTAAGATGCTGATATCACAAGGAGGCTACCGTAGTCAACCATCAACATGGTTTCTCATAGCAAAACAATTTATATTTTTTACCACAAATTTTAGAACATCGTAATATGTATCTCTCTCATTAGGAGAAATAAATAACTAGCAAACACACATATCATCTACCAACAGTCTTTCAAAACATACATCACGTACAGGTACATCCATGTCTTCGTTGTTAGTGGCAACCTCAGATGCACGAGGGTGTTGTGTCGACTGTCGGTGCCTTTTTGTGTGTGAATGTTGTTGGTGCTTTTTCGTGCAAGGAGTCATTAAGTTCATCAGCAATTTGCAGGTTTAGTCTGATTGTGGATCTTGGCATAATTGCACGCTCAAGCAATTAATTAATGGGTTGCTAACCTAGCATTTAGCTGTATTTTGTAAGGTTTTCTCCTTAGTGGGCACTCCCGCGAATCACAGGCTAAAGCCTCGATGATCAGAGTTGGCATGTTTAGGTCATGGAAATAAGATCCATTGCAGATACATGTTAGCGTGCTATCCCCAAATTTCCAGTCCGAGGCTTCAACCACCCaacgtgtgagaagccatttccaGGAGCAATACCTACTAATTATCACACTACACAGAAGTAACCCAACCCGTGCAAGCAGTGCCATTAGAAGATTCCTCCTACACCAATTTCACGAACTAATTGTAGGAGCTTGTAAGCACAAATAGCACAATTTCATGCAAGTACAAGGGCGGGGTCTCATACAGTGTTCGAGCAGGATATCGACGATCTCGGTGTTGCCGCTGCTGGCCATGGAGTGAATCGGAGCCCACCCTTCCTCGTCCTTCCCGTTCACGGCGCTCGCCACGGCGTCGCCCACCGCATCCACAAGCGCGGTGACGACCTAAAACATCAAATAGGCCCCCAAAGCCAAAAGGGTCAAAACCCTAAACCCGGAGGCCGAGCAGCTTCGGGGGCTAATcgcacggggaggcggcggcgcttgCCTTGGGGTGGCCGGAGGCGGCGGTGACGTGGACGGGGGATCGGACGTCCTCGTTCCGGAGGGAGAGGGCAGCGGCGAGGtcggtgggggagagggaggcgaAGACGCTGGCGGCCCCGGACTCCGCGGCCAGGAAGAGCTCCTTCTCCAACGGCTAATCCTGTGGCGTCCTCGATACGATCTGGTTCTAGTGAGAGGAGAGGTGGGGAGAAACGACGGGCTGTGGGGTGAGTGAGGGGAGGGGGGAATGAATTGGTATAGtgggggagggttagcaatgtCGCACCATTTTggggtgcgccataagtaaggtgatagcaatggcgcaccttctagtggtgcgccataagtaaggtgatagcaatgccgcaccttctcctggtgcgccattactaacttttttttatttttttggatttttagttgcatgtaataattttgcCGCCTATCTAGTATACTTTGTATTTAGTTTATCTATTTTCTTACTAAGAACTATGTACGACAAAGAACTATGTCCTTTGGGACATATTCTTCTATATATTTATAGGTTTGGTCCACATTCGAAT
This genomic stretch from Hordeum vulgare subsp. vulgare chromosome 6H, MorexV3_pseudomolecules_assembly, whole genome shotgun sequence harbors:
- the LOC123405410 gene encoding transcription regulator FGM4-like, whose product is MAHSYQELFLAAESGAASVFASLSPTDLAAALSLRNEDVRSPVHVTAASGHPKVVTALVDAVGDAVASAVNGKDEEGWAPIHSMASSGNTEIVDILLEHWSR